A single genomic interval of Saccharospirillum mangrovi harbors:
- a CDS encoding ABC transporter ATP-binding protein: MASIISIENLTKTYESGFQALKGINLDIEQGEIFALLGPNGAGKTTLISIICGLVNPSGGQVRADGFDIIREYRQARSKIGLVPQELTTNAFESVWDTVSFTRGLFGKAPNPAHIEKVLRDLSLWDKRNDRLMALSGGMKRRVMIAKALSHEPRILFLDEPTAGVDVELRREMWAMVRELRESGVTIILTTHYIEEAEEMADRVGVINQGEIVLVEQKQDLMRKLGRRELRVELREKLAAIPPGLADRDLTLSDDGFQLTYRFDSQQDDTGIPEMLATLNDAGIDYKDLQTRESSLEDIFVNLVHAQN; this comes from the coding sequence ATGGCGTCCATCATCTCCATCGAAAATCTCACCAAGACCTACGAATCCGGTTTCCAAGCGCTTAAAGGCATCAATCTCGACATCGAACAGGGTGAAATTTTTGCGCTGCTCGGCCCCAACGGTGCCGGTAAAACCACGCTGATCAGCATCATCTGTGGCCTGGTCAACCCAAGCGGCGGCCAGGTGCGCGCCGATGGTTTCGACATCATTCGCGAGTACCGCCAGGCGCGTTCCAAAATCGGACTGGTGCCGCAGGAATTGACCACCAACGCTTTCGAATCGGTCTGGGATACCGTCAGTTTCACGCGCGGATTGTTCGGTAAAGCGCCTAACCCGGCGCACATCGAAAAAGTGCTGCGCGATCTGTCGCTGTGGGACAAGCGCAACGACCGCCTGATGGCGTTGTCCGGCGGTATGAAACGCCGCGTGATGATCGCCAAGGCGCTGTCGCACGAACCGCGCATTCTGTTTCTGGATGAACCGACCGCCGGTGTCGATGTCGAACTGCGCCGCGAAATGTGGGCCATGGTGCGTGAGCTGCGCGAAAGCGGCGTCACCATCATTCTGACCACGCACTACATCGAAGAAGCCGAAGAAATGGCCGACCGGGTTGGCGTGATCAACCAGGGCGAGATCGTGCTGGTCGAACAAAAACAGGACTTGATGCGTAAGCTCGGACGCCGTGAACTGCGCGTGGAATTGCGCGAAAAATTAGCTGCCATCCCGCCGGGTCTGGCAGACCGCGATCTGACGTTGAGCGACGACGGTTTCCAACTGACCTATCGCTTCGACAGCCAGCAGGACGACACCGGCATTCCGGAAATGCTCGCCACGCTCAACGACGCCGGCATCGACTACAAAGATTTGCAGACGCGGGAAAGTTCGCTCGAAGACATCTTCGTAAATCTGGTTCACGCTCAGAATTAA
- a CDS encoding TlpA disulfide reductase family protein: protein MKAISLLFLTALLSATAARAERQFEAVDAEPWPVASPLRALPDDSREFNAQGVPMLVNLWAVWCIPCRDELPSLNALRERIPADQLRMVALNYGDTPANVETFVARVPIDFDIWLDIDTSVSRQLPMRGLPTTFLIDAQGQLRYRLEGITDWHSDAMVGQLNGLLDTLDPASP from the coding sequence ATGAAGGCCATCAGCCTGCTGTTTTTGACGGCGCTTTTGTCAGCCACAGCAGCGCGGGCCGAACGCCAATTCGAAGCGGTGGACGCCGAACCCTGGCCGGTCGCCTCGCCATTGCGGGCGTTGCCCGACGACAGCCGCGAGTTCAACGCCCAGGGCGTGCCCATGCTGGTGAATCTGTGGGCTGTCTGGTGCATTCCCTGCCGCGACGAATTGCCATCGCTAAACGCACTGCGCGAACGCATTCCGGCCGATCAACTGCGCATGGTGGCGTTGAATTACGGCGACACCCCGGCCAACGTCGAAACCTTTGTGGCGCGAGTGCCCATCGACTTCGACATCTGGCTCGACATCGACACCAGCGTCAGCCGCCAGTTGCCGATGCGCGGCTTGCCGACCACGTTTCTGATCGATGCTCAGGGCCAGTTGCGCTACCGGCTCGAAGGCATTACCGACTGGCATTCGGATGCCATGGTTGGGCAGTTGAATGGCTTGCTCGACACACTCGACCCCGCCTCACCTTAG
- a CDS encoding 4a-hydroxytetrahydrobiopterin dehydratase: MTIKRYTDTESQTALHSLNSKSTHAWHIEDGQLTKTYQFADFIHAFGFMSSAALVIEKHNHHPDWRNVYKTVTVQLTTHEVDGLSERDFDLAHELDRLAGERR; encoded by the coding sequence ATGACCATCAAACGCTACACCGACACTGAAAGCCAAACCGCGCTGCATTCGCTGAATTCCAAATCGACTCACGCTTGGCACATCGAAGACGGGCAACTGACCAAGACCTACCAGTTCGCTGATTTTATCCACGCCTTCGGCTTTATGAGCAGCGCCGCCCTGGTGATCGAAAAACACAATCACCACCCGGATTGGCGCAACGTCTACAAAACCGTCACCGTGCAACTGACGACCCACGAAGTCGACGGCCTGTCCGAACGCGATTTCGACCTGGCGCACGAACTGGACCGCCTCGCTGGCGAGCGGCGTTAA
- a CDS encoding alpha-amylase family glycosyl hydrolase, translated as MVADLNWWRGGVIYQIYPRSFFDSNGDGIGDIPGVIAHLDYIAELGVDAIWLSPFFTSPMKDFGYDISDYKDVDPMFGSLHDFKRLVEQAHQKGLKVIIDQVYSHTSDQHAWFKESRASRDNPKSDWYVWADPKPDGTAPNNWLSLFGGPAWQFDTRRGQYYMHNFLTSQPDLNFHNPDVQNAILDTARFWLELGVDGFRLDVVNMYFHDAALTDNGLADSPEKVFVGADPVNPFTRQYHVHQMCRDDNLEFLKRLRAVMDEFPGTTTVGEIGAPGGMKYMAQYTSGGDKLHMAYTFELLDKPHSIEHIRNTMEKVEQNLGDGWPCFALSNHDVERSASRWGKDAENPKAYVRTTLALLTTMRGSPCIYQGEELGLPEAEVPFELLQDPFGIEFWPEFKGRDGCRTPMPWINEAMGGFTSDGHPWLPIEPIHRQLAVGEQKLNADSMLNFSRQLLAWRRQHPALKDGRFEWLDSDPDLLLFRRVADGESLVIALNMTSRELPVEVSGQAVEVPGFQPAGSGRIPAYTLAAWTE; from the coding sequence GTGGTAGCCGATCTCAACTGGTGGCGCGGTGGCGTGATCTATCAGATCTATCCGCGTTCTTTTTTCGACAGCAACGGTGACGGCATCGGCGATATTCCGGGCGTAATTGCGCACCTGGATTACATCGCCGAGCTGGGCGTCGACGCCATCTGGCTGTCGCCGTTCTTTACCTCACCGATGAAGGACTTTGGTTACGACATCTCCGATTACAAAGATGTCGATCCAATGTTCGGTTCGTTGCACGACTTCAAACGGTTGGTCGAACAAGCGCACCAGAAGGGATTAAAGGTCATCATTGACCAGGTTTACAGCCACACCTCCGATCAGCACGCCTGGTTCAAGGAAAGCCGCGCCAGCCGCGACAACCCGAAATCGGACTGGTACGTCTGGGCCGATCCCAAGCCCGATGGCACCGCGCCGAACAACTGGTTGTCGCTGTTTGGCGGCCCGGCCTGGCAGTTCGACACCCGCCGTGGCCAGTATTACATGCACAACTTCCTGACCAGCCAGCCGGATCTGAACTTCCACAATCCGGACGTGCAGAACGCCATCCTCGACACCGCCCGCTTCTGGCTGGAACTGGGTGTCGATGGCTTCCGTCTGGACGTGGTGAACATGTACTTCCACGACGCGGCGCTGACCGACAACGGCCTGGCCGACTCGCCGGAAAAAGTTTTCGTCGGTGCCGACCCGGTGAACCCGTTCACCCGTCAGTACCACGTGCACCAGATGTGTCGCGACGACAACCTTGAGTTCCTCAAGCGTCTGCGTGCGGTCATGGATGAATTCCCCGGCACCACCACCGTCGGTGAAATCGGCGCGCCGGGCGGCATGAAATACATGGCGCAATACACCTCCGGCGGCGACAAGCTGCACATGGCGTACACCTTCGAATTGCTCGACAAGCCGCACAGCATCGAACACATCCGCAACACCATGGAAAAGGTCGAGCAGAATCTGGGCGACGGCTGGCCGTGCTTTGCATTGAGCAACCACGACGTCGAGCGTTCCGCCAGCCGTTGGGGCAAAGACGCCGAAAATCCCAAAGCCTATGTGCGCACCACTTTAGCGTTGCTGACAACGATGCGCGGCAGCCCCTGTATTTATCAGGGCGAAGAATTAGGTCTGCCCGAAGCCGAGGTACCGTTCGAGCTGCTGCAAGACCCGTTCGGCATCGAATTCTGGCCGGAATTCAAAGGCCGTGACGGTTGCCGCACCCCGATGCCGTGGATCAACGAAGCCATGGGCGGTTTTACCTCCGACGGACACCCCTGGCTGCCGATCGAACCGATTCATCGTCAGTTGGCGGTCGGCGAACAGAAGCTCAATGCCGATTCCATGCTCAACTTCAGCCGGCAGTTATTGGCCTGGCGTCGTCAGCATCCGGCGTTGAAAGACGGCCGTTTTGAATGGCTCGACAGCGACCCGGACCTGCTGTTGTTCCGCCGCGTGGCCGATGGCGAAAGCCTGGTCATCGCGCTGAACATGACCAGCCGCGAATTGCCGGTTGAGGTATCGGGTCAAGCCGTTGAGGTTCCGGGCTTCCAGCCCGCCGGCTCCGGCCGGATACCGGCTTACACTCTGGCAGCCTGGACCGAGTAA
- a CDS encoding ABC transporter permease, whose translation MNFYSIRAIYLFEMARTWRTILQSVATPVISTSLYFVVFGSAIGSRMVEIDGVSYGAFIVPGLIMLTLLMQSISNASFGIYMPKFSGTIYEVLSAPVSYLEILIGYVGAAASKSVILGLIILITATFFVDYSIDHPFWMFSFLVLTAITFSFLGFIIGIWADGFEKLQIVPMMIVTPLVFLGGTFYSIDMLPPFWQGVTLLNPVVYLVSGFRWSFYGLSDVHVGISIAMTFGFLALFVGIVWWIFRTGYKLKS comes from the coding sequence ATGAATTTTTATTCCATTCGCGCCATCTACCTGTTCGAAATGGCGCGCACCTGGCGCACGATTTTGCAGAGCGTCGCCACGCCGGTCATTTCCACTTCGTTGTACTTTGTCGTCTTCGGTTCGGCCATCGGTTCGCGCATGGTGGAAATCGATGGCGTCAGTTACGGCGCCTTTATTGTTCCCGGGCTGATCATGCTGACGCTGTTGATGCAAAGCATCAGCAACGCTTCGTTCGGCATCTACATGCCGAAGTTTTCCGGCACCATTTATGAAGTGTTGTCGGCACCGGTTTCCTATCTGGAAATTCTGATCGGTTACGTTGGTGCAGCGGCGAGCAAGTCGGTGATTCTCGGTCTGATCATTTTGATCACCGCCACCTTCTTTGTGGATTATTCCATCGACCATCCGTTCTGGATGTTCAGCTTCCTGGTGCTGACGGCGATCACGTTCAGTTTCCTCGGTTTCATCATCGGCATCTGGGCCGATGGCTTCGAGAAACTGCAAATCGTGCCGATGATGATCGTCACCCCGCTGGTGTTTTTGGGTGGCACTTTTTATTCCATCGACATGCTGCCGCCGTTCTGGCAAGGCGTGACGTTGCTGAACCCGGTGGTGTATCTGGTCAGTGGTTTCCGCTGGAGTTTCTACGGTCTGTCTGACGTGCACGTCGGCATCAGCATCGCCATGACGTTTGGTTTTCTGGCACTGTTTGTCGGCATCGTCTGGTGGATTTTCCGCACCGGCTACAAACTGAAAAGCTAA
- a CDS encoding PLP-dependent aminotransferase family protein has protein sequence MTTSLPLTDLHLLDPAYSGQPLQAQLYLALSQRILDGRLQPGDRLPSSRLLASDLSIARNTVLAVYDQLQAEGFIRHQPRSGTFVDLRPPPKPLSPTPTATKRQSARPPPPTLNRPASQRDTDEANRPFTPGLPDSDAFPLAIWNRLQHQQENRRSLLNYDSYQGYAPLRQAIADYLRQSRGVRCQAEQVIVTQGAQQALSLIGELFLHPGDRVLIENPGYRGARFALSKPGVTLQAVPLADTVLDLNQLPAQTDAKLLYCTPTHQYPLGGILDISQRLQLLDWAARTGTWIIEDDYDSEFHFINKPIAAIQGLVDNAPVLYVGSFSKTLFPALRLGYLVVPPDLVDAFTQLKRIHAGESPLLTQAVTAAFIEQGHFARHLRRMRQHYHGKWQQLNEQIEQRLSGQFRAVAESAGMHLVLERNGDDRAWANAMQQAGFGPLALSEYALETPQRTGLVIGFANASEVEIRQGVAAVAALP, from the coding sequence ATGACCACCAGCCTGCCGTTGACCGATCTGCATCTGCTCGACCCTGCTTACAGCGGCCAGCCGTTGCAGGCGCAGCTCTATCTGGCACTCAGCCAACGCATTCTGGATGGCCGGCTGCAACCGGGCGACCGGCTGCCATCGAGCCGTCTGCTGGCGTCGGATCTGTCGATTGCGCGCAACACCGTGCTGGCGGTGTACGACCAGTTGCAGGCCGAAGGTTTTATTCGCCACCAACCGCGTTCGGGCACCTTTGTCGATTTACGCCCGCCACCAAAACCACTGAGCCCGACCCCCACCGCCACAAAGCGCCAAAGCGCACGGCCGCCACCGCCCACGCTCAATCGACCGGCCAGCCAGCGCGACACCGATGAGGCCAATCGGCCGTTCACACCGGGCCTGCCCGACAGCGATGCCTTTCCGTTAGCGATCTGGAATCGGCTGCAACATCAACAGGAAAACCGCCGCTCGCTGCTCAATTACGACAGCTACCAGGGCTACGCGCCGCTGCGTCAGGCCATTGCCGATTATCTGCGCCAGTCGCGCGGTGTGCGTTGCCAGGCCGAGCAAGTGATTGTGACGCAGGGCGCGCAGCAGGCGCTGTCGCTGATCGGTGAACTGTTTTTGCACCCGGGCGACCGCGTGCTGATCGAAAACCCGGGCTATCGCGGTGCGCGCTTTGCGCTGTCAAAACCGGGCGTGACGCTGCAGGCCGTGCCACTGGCCGACACCGTGCTCGATCTCAACCAACTGCCCGCTCAGACCGACGCCAAACTGCTCTACTGCACGCCAACGCATCAGTACCCCTTGGGCGGTATTCTCGACATCAGCCAGCGGCTGCAATTGCTCGACTGGGCGGCGCGCACCGGCACCTGGATCATCGAGGACGACTACGACAGCGAATTCCATTTCATCAACAAACCCATCGCCGCCATTCAGGGTCTGGTCGACAATGCTCCGGTGCTCTACGTCGGCAGTTTCAGCAAGACGTTGTTTCCCGCGTTGCGACTGGGCTATCTGGTGGTGCCGCCGGATCTGGTCGACGCCTTCACCCAGCTCAAACGCATTCACGCCGGTGAATCACCGTTGCTGACTCAGGCGGTAACCGCTGCCTTTATCGAACAGGGCCATTTCGCCCGCCATTTACGCCGCATGCGTCAGCACTATCACGGCAAGTGGCAACAGTTGAATGAACAGATTGAGCAACGTCTCAGCGGCCAGTTTCGCGCCGTCGCCGAAAGCGCTGGCATGCATCTGGTGCTGGAACGCAACGGCGACGACCGTGCCTGGGCCAACGCCATGCAGCAAGCCGGCTTCGGCCCGCTGGCGCTGAGCGAATACGCCCTGGAAACGCCGCAACGTACGGGCCTGGTGATTGGTTTCGCCAACGCCAGTGAGGTTGAGATTCGCCAGGGCGTCGCCGCCGTTGCGGCGTTGCCTTAG
- a CDS encoding SDR family NAD(P)-dependent oxidoreductase codes for MSMLDTLKDYSIVYSFDRSGFARHARQFSPIEDSHLIGKRYLVTGGTSGIGAALAQRLAEAGAEVLVTGRSRSRFEQSGLESLGVGYIPLDMADFHQVMQLKLPPIDGLVCNAGGMPGQLQLVNDEFDQIFASQVVGHYLLMRRCIESGLLTPGGSLHFTSSGGMYLKRLDLDDLCWQEDGYDKVKSYANAKRAQVILNEELARRYPDFIFSASHPGWVGTQALQEALPGFARHFSKRLRSDEEGADTIYWCLCEGEKLPSGEFWFDRQSRPVYAFPWTRESYTSRQRLMTLCATVWAETLG; via the coding sequence ATGAGCATGTTAGATACCCTCAAAGATTATTCGATCGTCTATTCCTTCGACCGCAGTGGCTTTGCGCGCCACGCGCGGCAATTTTCCCCCATTGAAGACAGCCACCTGATTGGCAAACGCTATCTGGTTACCGGCGGCACCAGTGGCATTGGTGCGGCACTGGCGCAGCGTCTGGCCGAGGCGGGCGCTGAGGTGTTGGTGACCGGTCGCAGCCGGAGTCGGTTTGAACAGTCCGGGCTGGAATCGTTGGGTGTGGGCTACATCCCGTTGGATATGGCCGATTTTCATCAGGTCATGCAATTGAAGCTGCCACCCATTGATGGTCTGGTCTGCAACGCCGGCGGCATGCCCGGTCAATTGCAGTTGGTGAACGACGAATTCGATCAGATTTTTGCCTCGCAAGTGGTGGGCCATTACCTGTTGATGCGTCGCTGTATTGAAAGCGGCCTGCTGACGCCCGGTGGCAGTCTGCATTTCACTTCCAGCGGCGGTATGTATCTGAAACGCCTCGATCTCGACGATCTGTGCTGGCAGGAAGACGGTTACGACAAAGTTAAATCCTACGCCAACGCCAAACGCGCCCAGGTCATTCTTAATGAGGAACTGGCGCGGCGTTATCCGGATTTCATCTTTTCGGCATCTCACCCCGGCTGGGTCGGTACCCAGGCATTGCAGGAAGCCCTGCCCGGTTTCGCCCGGCATTTTTCCAAGCGTCTGCGCAGCGACGAAGAAGGCGCCGACACCATCTACTGGTGTCTGTGTGAGGGCGAAAAACTGCCCAGCGGCGAATTCTGGTTCGATCGCCAAAGCCGCCCCGTCTACGCCTTCCCCTGGACCCGCGAAAGCTACACCAGCCGCCAACGCCTGATGACGTTGTGTGCGACCGTTTGGGCGGAAACGCTGGGCTGA
- a CDS encoding LacI family DNA-binding transcriptional regulator, with the protein MRVINKNKTPAKRMTLKAVADALGVSTASISNAFNRPDQLSAVLRDRILSECERLGYHGPNPAARSLRTGATGVVGVMLAERLAYNFRDACATEFLQGVAEVLDDARVNLLLMPGRDDFYHQQSMESIPDRFIIYGPPRDLSVIQRLERQHKPVVTVDFTLGNHLSLNIDNYGGAKQAAQHIYRQIGGDAPVAVIGLRLIQSDTIGRVKEVDMIDAATSISRQRLDAYRDAAAEVGAEILADQVWNTHESNWSDGVKAAREALLSEPRPKALFCMSDQLALAALSVARDLDIRVPEDLKIVGFDDISEARRGHPAITTVYQPSIEKGRLAAMMALNPERFESRVLPTQLQIRETA; encoded by the coding sequence ATGCGTGTGATTAACAAAAATAAAACACCAGCCAAACGCATGACCTTGAAAGCCGTCGCCGACGCCCTGGGCGTGTCGACGGCATCCATCTCCAATGCGTTCAACCGACCGGACCAGCTGTCCGCCGTGCTGCGTGACCGCATTCTCAGCGAATGCGAGCGCCTCGGTTACCACGGCCCGAACCCGGCTGCGCGCAGTTTGCGCACCGGCGCCACTGGCGTGGTTGGTGTGATGCTGGCCGAACGTCTGGCCTATAACTTCCGCGACGCCTGCGCCACCGAATTTCTGCAAGGCGTGGCCGAAGTGCTCGACGACGCCCGGGTGAACCTGTTGCTGATGCCCGGCCGCGACGATTTCTATCACCAGCAATCGATGGAATCGATTCCCGACCGTTTCATCATCTACGGCCCGCCGCGCGATTTAAGCGTCATTCAACGTCTGGAACGTCAACACAAGCCGGTGGTCACCGTTGATTTCACGCTGGGCAATCATCTGTCGCTGAACATCGACAACTACGGCGGCGCCAAGCAGGCGGCCCAGCATATTTATCGCCAGATTGGTGGCGATGCGCCGGTAGCGGTTATCGGCTTGCGGTTGATTCAGTCCGACACCATCGGCCGCGTTAAAGAAGTCGACATGATCGACGCCGCCACCTCCATTTCACGGCAACGGCTGGACGCCTATCGCGACGCCGCCGCCGAAGTGGGCGCAGAAATTCTGGCCGATCAGGTATGGAACACGCACGAAAGCAATTGGTCCGACGGCGTTAAAGCCGCGCGCGAAGCGCTGTTGAGTGAGCCACGCCCGAAGGCGTTGTTTTGCATGTCGGATCAGTTGGCGCTGGCGGCCTTGAGCGTGGCGCGCGATCTGGACATTCGCGTGCCGGAAGATTTAAAAATCGTCGGTTTCGATGACATTTCCGAAGCTCGGCGCGGCCATCCGGCCATCACCACCGTCTACCAGCCGAGCATCGAAAAAGGCCGCTTGGCGGCCATGATGGCGCTCAACCCGGAGCGCTTTGAGAGTCGCGTCCTGCCGACGCAATTGCAGATTCGGGAAACGGCCTGA
- a CDS encoding DUF922 domain-containing Zn-dependent protease — MFLRCGLVVVLLAWMMSARAEVSVQFEQQGYPVAVRTDETLRQALDRSSPIRQRGQVFYGQTLWQVHWQFWWQPTPQRCAIERTAIQVEVQMQLPEWTSGRADQRAEFDAFVAALERHERGHQQLAEAAGRAIDDALLAMPPADNCAQLEVQAKTLAQRVLDDYREREFDYDFRTNHGETQGAWLK, encoded by the coding sequence GTGTTCCTAAGATGCGGGCTGGTTGTTGTGTTGCTGGCATGGATGATGTCGGCGCGGGCTGAGGTGTCGGTTCAATTTGAGCAGCAAGGCTATCCGGTAGCGGTGCGCACCGACGAAACGCTGCGCCAGGCGCTGGATCGCAGCTCGCCCATCCGGCAGCGCGGCCAGGTGTTTTATGGTCAGACATTGTGGCAGGTGCATTGGCAATTCTGGTGGCAACCGACGCCACAACGCTGCGCGATAGAACGCACCGCTATTCAGGTTGAGGTGCAGATGCAGCTGCCGGAATGGACCTCGGGTCGCGCTGACCAGCGAGCTGAATTTGATGCCTTTGTCGCGGCGCTGGAGCGCCATGAACGCGGCCATCAGCAACTGGCCGAAGCGGCCGGCCGGGCCATTGACGATGCCTTATTAGCGATGCCGCCAGCCGACAATTGTGCGCAGTTGGAAGTGCAAGCCAAGACGTTGGCACAGCGTGTTTTGGACGATTATCGCGAACGCGAATTCGATTACGACTTCCGCACCAACCACGGCGAAACCCAAGGCGCTTGGTTGAAATAA
- a CDS encoding pyridoxamine 5'-phosphate oxidase family protein, whose protein sequence is MPRQTHQDASETELAFCPRSQVRRSAKNASYERASIYQLIDDLKTAHLGFVENGEPRVIPITCWRVDDDLYIHTGNKGRLAKHLQSGQLVVLSFAECSEWVMSKSAYHHSANYRSAVLYCHAETVTDEAEFDAAFRVLINQLEDGRWDAVRPPNRQERKATVLVRLPMNEGAFKARTGGPNEEPEDLSLPVWHGTMPAR, encoded by the coding sequence ATGCCCCGCCAGACTCATCAGGATGCCAGCGAAACCGAACTGGCTTTTTGCCCACGCAGCCAGGTGCGACGCAGCGCCAAGAACGCCAGTTACGAACGGGCGTCGATTTATCAACTGATCGACGATCTGAAAACGGCGCATCTGGGATTTGTTGAAAACGGCGAGCCGCGCGTTATTCCGATCACGTGCTGGCGGGTGGACGACGATCTGTACATTCACACCGGCAACAAAGGCCGTTTGGCAAAACATCTGCAAAGCGGCCAGTTGGTGGTGTTGTCGTTTGCCGAATGCAGCGAATGGGTGATGTCGAAATCGGCCTATCACCACAGCGCCAACTACCGCTCAGCCGTGCTCTATTGCCACGCCGAAACGGTGACCGACGAAGCCGAATTCGACGCCGCTTTCCGGGTGTTGATCAACCAGCTCGAAGACGGCCGTTGGGACGCAGTGCGGCCGCCGAACCGCCAGGAACGCAAAGCCACAGTGCTGGTGCGTTTGCCGATGAACGAAGGCGCATTCAAGGCACGCACCGGCGGGCCGAACGAAGAACCGGAAGATCTGTCCTTGCCGGTCTGGCACGGCACGATGCCGGCGCGTTAG
- the rimI gene encoding ribosomal protein S18-alanine N-acetyltransferase, with protein MTLLPARVDAFNELVLLDADAGPHPWSVLALQRALNEARVWQFDNGGERVGFLVAETVLDESTLLHLAVAKAHQGQGVASQALKFWLAQLRQVGQRRCLLEVRPSNAAAIAVYRKLGFADIGQRRRYYPDGEDALVMALDLL; from the coding sequence ATGACCTTGCTGCCGGCGCGGGTCGACGCTTTTAACGAACTGGTTCTGCTCGATGCCGACGCCGGGCCACATCCCTGGTCTGTACTGGCGTTGCAACGTGCGCTGAACGAAGCGCGGGTCTGGCAATTCGATAACGGCGGCGAGCGCGTGGGATTTCTGGTGGCTGAAACGGTGCTGGACGAAAGCACGTTACTGCATCTGGCCGTCGCCAAGGCGCACCAGGGCCAGGGCGTGGCAAGCCAGGCGCTGAAATTCTGGCTGGCGCAGTTGCGCCAGGTCGGGCAACGGCGTTGTTTGCTGGAAGTGCGCCCGAGCAACGCGGCGGCGATAGCGGTTTATCGCAAGCTCGGTTTTGCAGACATCGGCCAGCGGCGGCGTTATTACCCCGATGGCGAAGATGCGTTGGTGATGGCGCTGGATCTGCTCTGA